A DNA window from Palaemon carinicauda isolate YSFRI2023 chromosome 39, ASM3689809v2, whole genome shotgun sequence contains the following coding sequences:
- the LOC137631485 gene encoding uncharacterized protein — translation MKILAAAICVLALGANAQVGPSGIVSPDGVNTQFSHDFANNIVVVGPSGIVTKSGANRQLTHGEATLNAAVPAAPIPVAQFLSSPRGVVGHSGIVRADGNNVQFTHDQANNIVLVGPSGIVTKDGSNIQLTDDLQFAHRGKRALIGPSGMITDDGTPIQFRTPGATILLDGPSGYVMSDGTLVQKRSKRSLEGALVGPSGIITKSGQLIQLEHGASIVHAGPSGIVFSNGRNIQFQ, via the exons ATGAAGATTCTG GCAGCAGCTATCTGCGTGTTGGCCCTTGGCGCCAACGCCCAGGTTGGGCCTTCAGGAATCGTCAGCCCTGATGGTGTCAATACCCAATTCTCCCACGACTTCGCAAACAACATCGTCGTAGTCGGACCTTCTGGCATTGTAACAAAATCAGGAGCAAACCGTCAGCTCACCCACGGAGAGGCCACCCTCAATGCCGCTGTTCCAGCAGCCCCAATTCCAGTTGCCCAGTTCCTCAGCAGTCCCAGAGGAGTCGTTGGACACTCTGGAATCGTCAGAGCCGATGGAAACAACGTCCAGTTCACTCACGACCAGGCCAACAACATCGTCTTGGTCGGACCGTCTGGAATCGTCACTAAGGACGGATCCAACATCCAGCTCACCGATGACCTCCAGTTTGCTCACCGTGGCAAGCGCGCTCTTATTGGGCCCTCTGGAATGATCACTGATGATGGCACTCCCATCCAGTTCAGAACCCCCGGAGCCACCATCCTTCTGGACGGTCCCTCTGGATACGTCATGTCTGACGGTACTCTCGTCCAGAAGCGTTCCAAGAGATCCCTGGAAGGAGCCCTTGTTGGACCTTCTGGAATCATCACAAAATCCGGTCAGCTCATCCAGTTGGAACATGGTGCTTCCATTGTTCATGCTGGTCCTTCTGGTATTGTTTTCTCTAACGGGAGAAACATCCAATTTCAATAA